Genomic window (Moritella sp. F3):
TATGAAAATGAATCCCCGTCAGGATGAAGCTGTTAAATATATTTCTGGTCCATGTTTGGTACTTGCTGGTGCAGGCAGTGGTAAAACGCGTGTAATTACCACTAAAATTGCCCACCTAGTACAGAACTGTAGTTATGATGCCAAGAATATTGCTGCGGTAACCTTTACCAATAAAGCGGCGCGTGAGATGAAAGAGCGTATCGCTCAGACGTTAGGTAAAAAAGAAGCTAAAGGCTTGATGGTTTCAACATTCCATACCTTAGGGCTAAACATTATTCGTAAAGAATATAAAACCTTAGGTATCAAACAGGCATTTACCCTGTTTGATGATCAAGACCAATTAGCGCTATTAAAAGAGCTGACACAAGAGACGTTAGAAGAAGATAAAGAACTTATCGACCAATTACGCAGCGCTATTTCGAATTGGAAGAATGAGTTGGTACTGCCGCCACAAGCAATTGCCCGTGCGCAGATGCCACAAGACAAATTATTTGCTCAGTGTTATGACGATTACCTCCGTCACATGAAAGCCTATAATGCGTTGGACTTTGATGATTTGATCATGATGCCGACGTTGTTATTACGCTTGAATGATGAGGTGCGTGAACGCTGGCAAAATAAGATCCGTTATTTATTGGTGGATGAGTATCAAGATACTAATACCAGCCAATATGAATTGGTGAAACTGATCGTAGGCCAGCGCGCTAAATTTACCGTGGTAGGGGATGATGATCAGTCTATTTATTCATGGCGTGGCGCACGACCTGAAAACCTGACGTTACTACAAAATGATTTCCCTGGTTTGAAAGTGGTGAAGCTCGAGCAAAACTACCGTTCGACGCAGCGTATTTTAAAAGCCGCCAATATCTTAATTGATAATAATCCGCATGAGTTTAGTAAACGCCTATTCAGTGAATTGAGTTATGGTGAACCGATTAAAGTATTCACCACTAAAAACGAAGAGCATGAAGCTGAAAAAGTAGTATCAGAACTGCTTGCGCATAAGTTTATGGCGCGTAGTGAATACAAAGATTACGCCATCTTATACCGTGGTAACCATCAGTCGCGATTATTTGAAAAAGCGTTAATGACTAACCGTATTCCGTATAAAATCAGCGGTGGTACGTCATTCTTCTCGCGCGCCGAGATCAAAGACATGATGGCGTATTTACGCTTGTTAGTGAATCCAGATGACGATAATGCCTTTTTACGCGTAGTGAACGTACCGCGTCGTGAGATTGGCCCGACAACATTAGAAAAGCTCGGTAATTACGCCAACCTGCGTAATATCAGTTTATTCGCGGCCAGTTTTGAAATGGGACTTGAGCAGACATTAACGGGGCGTGGTTTACTTGCCGTTCGTGGCTTTACCCGCTGGTTAGTTGAGTTATCAGACCAAGAGCAACGTAGCGATAGTATCGATGCTGTGCGCGATATGGTGCGTGATATTCATTACGAAGATTGGCTATACGAAACCAGCACCAGTGCGAAAGCGGCTGAAATGCGCATGAAGAATGTCTCTGAGTTATATCGCTGGGTAACAGAAATGCTCAAAGGTGATGATCTGGATGAAGAGATGACGCTAGCACAAGTGGTGACTCGATTAACGTTGCGTGACATGTTAGAGCGTAATGAAGATGAAGACGATTCTGATCAGGTGCAACTGATGACGTACCATGCTTCTAAAGGTCTGGAATACCCGTATGTATTCATGGTCGGTATGGAAGAAGGTATCTTGCCGCATCAAAGTTCGATTGATGATGATCCAAATGTCGAAGAAGAACGTCGTTTAGCGTATGTGGGTATTACCCGAGCGCAAAAGGTACTGTTCATGATGTTATGCAAAGAGCGTCGCCAATTTGGTGAAGTAGTGAAACCTGAGCCAAGCCGCTTCTTGTTAGAGTTACCGCAAGATGATCTGGAATGGGATTTACGTAAAAAAGCGGATTCGCCAGTAGAAAAACAGGCGAAAGGTAAACGTGGTGTCGCCAATCTTAGAGCGCTTTTTAATAAATAACGTTAACAAGTAACGTTAATAAATCGCTTATTAGAGCTCTAATAAGCGATTAACTTGCCTATAATCCATTGGTTTCGCGATATAATTACCTTGGCCAAACTCACAGCCTAACTCCACTAGTTTGGCATGCTGCTGCTGACTTTCAATCCCTTCGACAATCACCTTGAAGCCCATATCATGGCTAATATCTCTGATCACGCGGATCAAGGATAAGTCCTTTTTTGACATCAGCATGCGATTGGTAAAGTGGCTGTCTATTTTGACGAAATCAATCGGGTATTTAAAGAAGGCATTGAGTGAGCTAAAACCACTACCAAAATCATCTAACCCCACCAGAACACCAACTTGGCGCAATTTCTCCAGTGCGCGGATAGCAAATTTATTGTACGCCATGCATTGGTGCTCTCTAAACTCAAGCACCAAACAATTTGGTGGTATTTGTTGCTGCTGGATAATGAAAATTAAATGTTCAACGGCACCATCCAAAATCAGGTGCTTGGCGGATAAGTTCATGGTTAACATGATCTGCTGATTATCAGCGTGTGAGTCATGCCATTTCTTCAACTGCAAGCAGGATTGATAAATAATATGCAGATCGAGGGCGATGATAATATCGGTGTTCTCTGCTAATGAGATAAAACTACGATTATTGTCACCACTGTGGTCATTATGACTAATGCTACAACTGCGGCTGTCTTCATGCCAATGCGCAATGACTTCAAAACCAATCAGCTGATTGCTGTTTAATTGAATGATCGGCTGGTAGTAAGGCTGTATATCGTTGTTAATGATCGCTCGAGTGAGTTTTTCTTGTTGCTGTATGACTTGGGTGTTTTGACTTGGCGTTGGTAGCGCTGTGGATAAATGATAATGGCCTAAGCCTTGCAGCTGTGCATTTTTTAGTGCGATATCGGCATCTTT
Coding sequences:
- a CDS encoding GGDEF domain-containing phosphodiesterase, which translates into the protein MPIVNKDRLSVHQQPHTTKLISLALSHSLRTQRALFLTQLKSALQLLQHTQQRFVLLLIKVDNIAEVERNFGSDLSNKLITSIREHLQSLTSSNDCLVNLQGDEFALLKTDISDADSAVDLAKEIQSQFRFSFQVSHYKILCSSSIGISLQQAPHSVSQVLKDADIALKNAQLQGLGHYHLSTALPTPSQNTQVIQQQEKLTRAIINNDIQPYYQPIIQLNSNQLIGFEVIAHWHEDSRSCSISHNDHSGDNNRSFISLAENTDIIIALDLHIIYQSCLQLKKWHDSHADNQQIMLTMNLSAKHLILDGAVEHLIFIIQQQQIPPNCLVLEFREHQCMAYNKFAIRALEKLRQVGVLVGLDDFGSGFSSLNAFFKYPIDFVKIDSHFTNRMLMSKKDLSLIRVIRDISHDMGFKVIVEGIESQQQHAKLVELGCEFGQGNYIAKPMDYRQVNRLLEL
- the rep gene encoding DNA helicase Rep encodes the protein MKMNPRQDEAVKYISGPCLVLAGAGSGKTRVITTKIAHLVQNCSYDAKNIAAVTFTNKAAREMKERIAQTLGKKEAKGLMVSTFHTLGLNIIRKEYKTLGIKQAFTLFDDQDQLALLKELTQETLEEDKELIDQLRSAISNWKNELVLPPQAIARAQMPQDKLFAQCYDDYLRHMKAYNALDFDDLIMMPTLLLRLNDEVRERWQNKIRYLLVDEYQDTNTSQYELVKLIVGQRAKFTVVGDDDQSIYSWRGARPENLTLLQNDFPGLKVVKLEQNYRSTQRILKAANILIDNNPHEFSKRLFSELSYGEPIKVFTTKNEEHEAEKVVSELLAHKFMARSEYKDYAILYRGNHQSRLFEKALMTNRIPYKISGGTSFFSRAEIKDMMAYLRLLVNPDDDNAFLRVVNVPRREIGPTTLEKLGNYANLRNISLFAASFEMGLEQTLTGRGLLAVRGFTRWLVELSDQEQRSDSIDAVRDMVRDIHYEDWLYETSTSAKAAEMRMKNVSELYRWVTEMLKGDDLDEEMTLAQVVTRLTLRDMLERNEDEDDSDQVQLMTYHASKGLEYPYVFMVGMEEGILPHQSSIDDDPNVEEERRLAYVGITRAQKVLFMMLCKERRQFGEVVKPEPSRFLLELPQDDLEWDLRKKADSPVEKQAKGKRGVANLRALFNK